The Papaver somniferum cultivar HN1 chromosome 6, ASM357369v1, whole genome shotgun sequence genome segment catcgaccaccttcttctccatcttctcccccatccctctgcaacagatccaccaactccatcgccaccacaccctcgtctctgccagccaccaaattccaccgaaacatcacaaccactccaaccactaaaacccatcaccCCCCCCCCTTTCCATCTAGCTCCCTATTCCATCACTCTCTCACGTTtctctccctgaaaccctaagcgtgggagattgatgaagtaggtaaCCTAGAGCTGAAATTGACGCATGGAGGAAGTCTAGGAGAGGCAGACGCAAGTGGGTAGAAGCGTATGAGTGAAAttcgagaagtatgggtaagatttcgaaaccctaactgccctgatttgggggaatttggggatttttgtgtaggaaccctaattgattaatttgggtataaatagaaggtgttttgtgctgttgtgggtatgcctggattagccagagcaccctttggaggcctggattagccagtgctctccactgttaggttttgtaatcttctgttttaattccaagtttcaatttcaattactctttatgtttatcatgtttacaattactgtcaataagttctaattactcttgctagggcttagatgaagcctgaagaccttgttgggtagcaaaacactaccagcatcattactaactaaacaattcttcaaacgcttgaaaaaacaaatCATATCTTCACCAAGCTCCCCTAGAGTAGTGAAAGCTAAAACACCCAACCCAAAGCCATGTGAGCTACATTCGTCCAAGTACTTAGTATGTTTATGCGAAACTGCCATAGAAATGGCTTGGCCTGGAATAAAGGCACGAACACCCTCACCAGTGAAAGGAGAGACACATGTAACATTCATACACACGTCTTGGCCATTTTCTCAGTTAAGAACAAGAATGTCCGTCGGTCGTAAATCCTTGTTATCATCAGATAGAAAACCCAGAGTAACTTCTTTGCGAACATGGACACCAGCCTTGTAGCATATATCGGCAATTACATCACGAACcaaatcatgtcgaaacttaattccaacatctttagcacagTGAAGCGCATGATCCCAAAAAATATCCATAGGTTTATTGCAGCACGAGCATAAACCATCCTCAACAAACAATAGGATACCAAGGCGATAACAAACTACAGCTCTGAACTGTCTGGGCCCAAGTCATTGATCCAACCCGCTGATTGGAACAACTAGTaggtaattttgtgtgtgttttacaCGGTTGCATTGCCACAAAATAGAGTCTCTTACATGTAGTGAAAATTGGGTAGgtatttgcttcttaactgcgtcAAAATAAGTGACTTCCAGGGTATGCATAGAAGGGGGGCATTGCTATCGACACAGTAAGTTGAAGGCAAACCACATACCTGAATAAAGTTCTGAAGAGCTGTCTGGTAAGCAGAACCATGGTCTGGAGGAAATAAGTTACCAAGAATAACCTTCCGTATTTGAGCAGTTTGACTCTgggaagcaagataacaatagctgCGAGTGTCAGACATAGTGTATACACCAAGACCACCATCCTTGATAGGCAAGGTAGCCAATCTCTGTTGCAAAGGCCCAAAACCTGCACCATCTCCCGTGATTAAAAGCCTCAAATATTGAAGAAGATGGTCGTCATAAAGATCAGTGGATTTTTGTAAAGCTGCAGGGTTAGTGGTACGCATCGCAAAGTATAGTCTGGACATACCAAcgcaattgcgaagtaatagcaTCTCACTCTGCGGGTCTCTGAGTTTTTTGATAGCGGACATAAGTTGAATGGTCTTGTTCACCCTACTCAAAACTATGTCACTCatgaaatccaaatccaaactcacatgTGCACCCAGAAGTTTAACACCGTTGCGAGGTCTACCAATTTCATTGGGAAAAACACCTTCAGCAATGCTACCATGATCAACTGTAGGCCAAAAAAACTTTAGTTTTCTTAATGTTCAGATGTAAACCCCTACATGGGCCTTCGGATTCTATTATGCTCAAAGCTTTAGCAACCTCAAGCGTATCACCAATGATAGTACCATCATCCAAGTACCAGGCATGCAGATCGAGTTTACAACGAGACGCAATGGACTTCACAAGAGGGTGAAGTGTCAGAGCAAACAAAAGAGGACCGAGAGGGTCACCTTGCTGAACACCAATGGAGGAAGATAAAATGTGTTGATCATAGTACAGTTTAGCAGGCCTAGTATAACAGAACTCAAccaacgagaaatacctggacaatgaagccGGGCCTCCTTTATGGGATGGGATCTGCACACCATGTTGAAAGCATTCGAGAAGTCAATAAGAAACATTGACATCTTGTCTGAATGACTCTTCAACTCCAGCAAACCATTAACCGCATGAAGAATTCTTTCCCCTCCAACTGGAATCCCAACACCGAACTAATGATCGCCTAAATAGGAAGACATTGCCTTACCGACAGAAAATGCAGCTACCTTAGAGACCAAGCGACGCCAAATGGTTCCAACCGCAATAGGCCTAAGTCCTCCTCTTGGCTTTAATAATGGAGTAAGGGGTGCACTGGCAATGTACTCACCTAGAGCACCAGGGCATTTGCCTGCCAACCAAAGGTTAACTACACCAGTAATCGAAGCCACCAAACCATCTGCAACTGCTGTTGCTGCCCCACTCAAGGCATCAACTAGATGTTGTGCACGCAAGCCATCACGACCATACGAAGTAACTTTTGGGAAACTCTTGATAGCACCCAAGACCGCTCTCGAATAAACCGTTACGGGGTCACTGCAAAAGCCTGTATTCGGAATGGAAGGAGGAGGGGCAGTCGGATGTTTGGATTCAAGTTCATCCAAGGTGTTATCATCACGAGGAGAAATACCATTCGAGGACAAAACACGAATTGTAGTGCATAGTGTCCATAGATAATCTTCTTTCGACAGGCACTCAAGTTGGCAACCTCCGACTTCTTCTCACAGTCCTTCTCACTGTCCTTTTTAGTGTGTTGGTGGCATGGCTTCTGCAATAAATTTGAAATCAGCTGGTAACACTCATTGGGTTCCTTCCAAACCAATAGAGCTTGCTGAATCGCAGCTATTTGGAGTTCTTCCGATTACTCGACTTCTCCTCCGCTGAACGTTTGGGTCTGTAGAGAGACAAGATGCAAATTGGGAGGAGTAGGAGCCGTAACCAAGCACACGGGTCAGCAggtatgcataacacattatcaaGGCAGGTCTTCAAGGTGCGTGAGAAAGCGAGCCTGCAGCGGATGCAGTATGCTGGATATTAAAACTAGTAAAAGTATTACTAATTGTTCAAATTTCTTTGTTGATACAAATGCATCGCAATTAAATAAGAATAAAATCAAAATTGACATCTTGGAAATAGAGTTATGCTTATCTAAATGggaaagaaaacaaaatcaaactacatgtgaaaaaaataaataaaaagttgtACCTAAACAAAACCAGCGCTTCTAAACAAACCGCGTATTTGGACGACTTTAAAACAATCAGACACATGATGGTGGACCCTGTCCACTGGGGTTGGTTAATGAGACCCACCATGTGTCTGTgttgttttagttttgtttaaatGAGCCGTTCGTTTAGAATTTTTGAAACAAAACATACAAATGGGCTAATGTTTTTCGTTTAGAAGTAATTAACTGCGGGTAAATAGTAAGTCTTAGATAATTACACCATTCAACATTTTGAAAACACCATTATTATCTAACATCTTAATTAGTGACTTAATAACTAGAAACCTTAAATAAAACGTTATGTTTGTTCATAATGGTCAAAGTCAAACACAATTAACTTTCGTTAGTAACCAGCTACTTATTACCCTCTATAGGTTTATAGCAAAGAGAGAGAAGGGGAGAAAGAGATTTTGGCTGGTATCTACACTCCACAGCTTGCAGGTGTCCATCAGAAAAACTAATGTGAAAATTGCTCTTATTTATAAGGTAAAATCATATAGCAAGAGTTTCACAGCCTTAAACCATTGGAAAATGAGTTCTAAGCAAATGGCACATCAGAGTAAGAAGAGGGAGAAGATGGAATCATCAGCATCTTCTTCACCATTGCATTTCTTCAAGATAATCCAAGCTCATGCCATTAAACATAAACGCCTGGTAAGGTTTTAGGATTAGGattaattatatatataatttctTCAAATGATCATGTATCTGTGTATGTACCTAATGCTTCTTTAATGAAACTGCTGACCCTTGAGTACCTCGATGAAATTGTAAGAGATAATGAGTACCTTGAGTTTCATTTGTGTGGGTGACTCTACTCGTTTTGTGAATCTGTGGATAAACATCTATCGCTACTCATTAAATTAAATTAAGCCATCCCGATAAATGACAAGTATTACTACTATagtgtaattttttcttcctaggATGCTTAATAGGACATCTAGTTACTTGGATGGACGTAGTCATGTTGCAGGTTAACCTTAAATCTGGATGTATGCAACATTTTCAGATGGATATTGATTGTGGTCATAGAAGGCTTACATATGGTTTTTCATTTAATTAAGAACCTAGGTGCTAAGTCCGGTACCCTCGCATTTCTACATTCAGTGATTCAGCTGCACCATGAACTTCAATTTTGTAGCAGTGGATGCAACCCATGCCACATTTGATCTTTCATATTATAGTTTTGATAGCAAAACGAGCCAATGCTGCTAAAATAACATGTTGAAAATGATAGAAACTGAATTAgttttcttcttaattttttcccgtaaaattgaataaaagttgtaAATGTAACAGGGAATTCCAGAGGAATTTCTTAAGAAGTTTGGAAATGAACTGTCTGACAGTGCAATCATCAAGGTTCCTAGCGGTTCAATCTGGCGTATAGGATTAACCAATACAGGAGGTGTGACTTCGTTCGAGCATGGTTTGCAAGAATTCATGGAGTTTTACTCTATTTCTGCTGGACATCTTTTGGTCTTCAGATACGATGGGAATTCAACATTTCATGTTCTTATATTCACTATGAGTGCTACGGAGATTGAATATCCAATGCGTAGCTTCAAAACCATGTTTAAAGGTAAAGCTCAAGTGATTGACATTGATTCTTGTAGTAGTGATAGCAACAATGAAAATTCCACCCAAAGTGAGCCTTCATCAAGTAGAGACAGTCAAGTCAATTTGGAAACTGAACCTGGTAATTAAGTCGTTCAACATTAATCTTGATTGCATATATGGCTGGCTTATCTCGGATTTTGTATGGTTATTaattgtttattttctttgcaaATGCAGTTGATGAACATGATTATCCAAAACGTCGAAAAGTGTCCGCCGCAACTAAAAGATTTAATACTTCACGGGTAACACAATTAAAAGAAAGAGCACTAAGAGCAGCCGAGGCCTTTAGGTCAGAAGAACCGTTCTTCAAGGCTATTATGCACGCTTCTTGTGTAAAGACTGGAGGCAATATGGTAAGCTTTTCAACTCGGGAGCAAACATGTTTCTTGAATCACCTAGGTAAAATACATCTAGGTAATCTTGAGTTGCTGCCCATATTTCCTTGTAAACTTTTGAATGCCCACCTTATTATCCTTCTCAATGCAGCATGTGCCGTCGGATTTTGCGATTCCATATTTGCAACACAAAACTACGCGGGTTACACTAAGAGTTTCGGACGGGAAATCGTGGGATGTTGGGGTACTTTATACACAAAGCTTTTATAAAACAACTCTATCTAAAGGCTGGCCTAAGTTTGCTTTAGACAATCATTTGAACACAGGGGACGTCTGTGTGTTTGAGCTGGTGGATAGAAAAAAATTCGAGATAAATGTTCACATTTTCCAAGTCTTCAAAACCAACTTTAGAGATGAAGCTCAGGTGATCCGTATCGATCCTTGTAGTACTCGTAGCAACAATGAAACTTCTACCCAGTCTTCATCAACTAGAGGGGGACAAGTCAATCTGGAAACTGAGGAACCAGGTAAGTCTTTCAACACTAAACCTCTATGACTTATCTTGCTATATTGCGTCATTGTTTATTGTGTTTGAAAATGTAGTATTTTGCAGTAATGTTACACAATCAAAAGAAAGAGCACTTGCAGCAGCTGAGGCATTTACGTCAGATAATCCATTCTTCAAGGCCATTATGTGCCCCTTCAATATAAGTAACGGAGTTGTGGTAAGCTTTTCATGATTGATCTTAGTAAAATACATTCTCGTAAACTTATGATTCCTTAAAAAAGCCAAAGCAAACTGTGTCTGCTGTTCTGTTAGAGAAATGTAATATGTATGTTTACATTCTTGTAAACTTATGATTCCTTCCCTAATTTTCTTTCAAATGCAGAACATACCTGGTAATTTTGCGACTCCATATCTAAAACACAAAACTGCACTGGTCACTTTAAGTGTTTCGGATGGGAAATTGTGGGATGTCATCCTAACTTCAATTAATTCAGGCACAACAACTTTATCCAATGGCTGGAAACAGTTTGTGTCAGATAACCAGTTGAACCAAGGGGATGTCTGTGTCTTTGAGCTTGTTGATAGAAAATATTTTGTGATGAATGTTCATATTTTCCGAGTCTTCCAAAAGACATGTAGTAGTAGTGAAAAATTGGAGATAGATGCTCCCCGGGCAGGCAGATCAAAAGAAAAATCACTTGCAGCAGCCAATGCGTTTAAGTCTAAGAAGCCGTACTTTAAGGTTACTATGTGTCGCACTTACTTAACACTCAGACATGTGGCAAGTGTTTCAACTCGAGAGCATATGTTTTATCATTTCATCTCAGTGTTTTTGGTGTAATATTTTGTGGTCTAAAATCTGCACACATGACTAGGTGATCTTACCAATTTAATGCTTTGGTACCATCTCATTTGGTTAATTAACATTCTTTAATGTCCTTTTGAATGCAGATGGTACCTGCGGCTTTTTCGGTTCCGTATTTGAAACATGAAACTAAGGTCAGATTAAGGGGTGTGGATGGCAAAACGTGGGAAATGCAGTGTAATCTGTTACACAAACCTGATCGTGCGAAGCTATTCAAGGGTTGAAACACATTCGTTCTAGATAATCATCTGAATGAAGGTGATGTTTGTGTTTTTGAGCTAGTGGATAGAGAAAGATTCGAAATGAAAGCTTACATTTTTCGAGTCGTTCAGAATGGGGATTAGAGTGGAACTGTAACTAATAGTGAAGAGACATGTGCCAGTGTTGCGATATCTGGTTGACCGGTGTGGTACACTAGTTCcagacttgattttttttttttgtttttgtttttttttttgaagcatgttccAGACTTGATATTAGCCTACTTCGTGCAGTTCTGCTCATTTAGCTGTAaactttattagtaattttttgGTTTATGTTTTCCACTAGTTTGGGTAGTGCTAGCTTTGAATTAAGTTTAACCAAATTCAATGATCTTTCCTAATGCATTTTAGGTCCCTACGTATCACCATTCCATAATCACGTACAGAATCAGATAATAATATGCTTTTCCCACCAAAAGATGCATATAACTCAGCACAGTTCCAACTGTCAACCAGTTTTTTGGTCACAGCAAGTCCCATCGGTCAAACTTATCCGACTctattactttttttttgaatcaaagaagaaaaaagagacaagGGATGAATGACTCATTGACTACAATAGAAGTCTAGTCGTGCTCCAAAGTCCAAAATCGTATCATTAAGGCGGTACTGATACTGATGGTTAAAACACGCATGCAGCAAACTGAATTAATTAATTAGCCGTTACACCAGACCAGGTTCTTATGAAGCTTGATACTAGATAAAAGCAAGAACCCCCCATCACTGGACACAATTTTCCTTCTCTGGAAACTAGAAAATAGTTTTAGTGTTTCACACCCTTAAAACCATTGGAAAATCAGTCCTGAGCAAGTAATGTCGTCAAAGTATGATCAGAGCagcaagaagaggaagaagatggaatcatcatcatcaacatcttctTCACCATTGCATTTCTTCAAGATAATCCTTAATCATACCATTGAATACAAACGTCTGGTAAGGTTTTAGTACTAATTGCATTCTCCCCATTCTTCCTTGATTAAATTTTCTTCTCAACAGACTGCAATAGTACTTTCTGTCTCTAGAAAATACTCTTCTGATATTCCAAGATAATTAATCGTTTGTTTGTTTCAGCTGCAAACTTAGAACAATCTACAAAACCAAGCAAAACTTGcttctaaaaatcaaaaaaatgtttttgttCAGAAGATCTTTAAATGTATATCaaggaattaattaaatatgGATCTGTTCTTTCCTTCCTTCATCCTGTCATCTTAGAATGAAATGAACACACTCTGATAAAGAGAGCTACTAGACGGGGTTCTGATCTTTCCAATTTGTTAATTTGTTGACTGGCTAATATTTATTATTTCAGTGCTTCAGCAGCACCATGTTTGCTAGTATTGAAAGACACCCACATTTTGATACTCTAGCTAGCTAGTTAGTTAGAAATTtggaattttcttttcttctcttttaattTGCCCGTAAACCGAATTAAAGTTGTTAATGTGACAGGAAATCCCAAAAGAATTTCTAAAGAAGTTTGGAAAAGAACTGTCTGACTGTGCAACCATCGAGGTTCCTAGTGGTTCAGTCTGGCCTGTAGGATTGACCAAAAGACGAGGTGCGATTTCCTTTGAGGAAGGTTTGAAGGAGTTTATGGAGTTCTACTCTATTTCTGTTGGATATTTTTTGGTTTTCAGATATGAGGGGGATTCAACATTTCATGTTCTTATATTCAATATAAGTGCTACTGAGATCGAATATCCAATGCATAACTTCAGAAACAACTTCAAAGATAAAGCTCAAGTGATCGACATTGATTCTTGTAATAGTGATAGCAACAATGAAACTCGTAGCCAAACTGAGTCATTATCAAGTAGAGGCGGTCATGTCAATCTGAAAACTGAACCAGGTAAGTTTTTCAACATCAAACTTAAACATGTTGGCGTATCTTGGCATGCCGTATTGCGTTATTGTTTACTTTGTGTGGAAATGCAGCTGATGATCATGCTTTTCCAAAACAACGAAAAGTGTTTGCCAATACTCTTACTACTAGAAGATCAACTACTTCACGGGTAACACAATCAAAGGCACTTGCAGCAGCCAGGGAGTTTAAGTCTGAGAAACCGTTTTTCATTGCCGTTTTGCCAGCATCTTGTGTAAAAACCCGACATGTGGTAATCTTTTCAACTCAAGAGCGTACATGTTTCGTGATTTATCTTAGTAACTGTTCTTAAGTTT includes the following:
- the LOC113291080 gene encoding B3 domain-containing protein Os03g0619800-like; the protein is MEFYSISAGHLLVFRYDGNSTFHVLIFTMSATEIEYPMRSFKTMFKGKAQVIDIDSCSSDSNNENSTQSEPSSSRDSQVNLETEPVDEHDYPKRRKVSAATKRFNTSRVTQLKERALRAAEAFRSEEPFFKAIMHASCVKTGGNMHVPSDFAIPYLQHKTTRVTLRVSDGKSWDVGVLYTQSFYKTTLSKGWPKFALDNHLNTGDVCVFELVDRKKFEINVHIFQVFKTNFRDEAQVIRIDPCSTRSNNETSTQSSSTRGGQVNLETEEPVFCSNVTQSKERALAAAEAFTSDNPFFKAIMCPFNISNGVVNIPGNFATPYLKHKTALVTLSVSDGKLWDVILTSINSGTTTLSNGWKQFVSDNQLNQGDVCVFELVDRKYFVMNVHIFRVFQKTCSSSEKLEIDAPRAGRSKEKSLAAANAFKSKKPYFKMVPAAFSVPYLKHETKVRLRGVDGKTWEMQCNLLHKPDRAKLFKG
- the LOC113291081 gene encoding B3 domain-containing transcription factor VRN1-like, which gives rise to MSSKYDQSSKKRKKMESSSSTSSSPLHFFKIILNHTIEYKRLEIPKEFLKKFGKELSDCATIEVPSGSVWPVGLTKRRGAISFEEGLKEFMEFYSISVGYFLVFRYEGDSTFHVLIFNISATEIEYPMHNFRNNFKDKAQVIDIDSCNSDSNNETRSQTESLSSRGGHVNLKTEPADDHAFPKQRKVFANTLTTRRSTTSRVTQSKALAAAREFKSEKPFFIAVLPASCVKTRHVNVPAAFKHPCLHQKTTFINLRVAGRKSWDVKLIFLKKHQRSYLSEGWMKFISDNQLKPGDVCVFELVDSKKILMNVHIFRDSQETSSSQKLKTNAPQEARSKENSLVSAEAFKSRKPYFKNVPAAFAVPYLKHEIKVRLSSMGGKTWEMQCNLLHESDRHRAKLFKGWDKFVLDNHLKEGDICVFELYDIEKASR